From the Saccharomonospora marina XMU15 genome, the window GCGACCAGCACCTTGCCCTGCTCGGCAAGCGAGGCGAGGTACTCGCGGTGCCGAGGTCGCACCGGACCGAACTTGTCCTGCACGTACCGGATCTCCACCACGAACCAGGCCACTGGGTCCTCCCGACGTCGACGGCCGCGTACCGTTGCCGAAACCGTATCGCCATGCCCGGTGTTGGACCGAACATGCTGGGTCACTCCGAGTGGAACCGATACGCTGGGCGCGCGTGAGTCCACGGGCAAGAGGGACTCGAAAGACGCCGTCGAGGGATGGGCAGGTTCCGATGCATGGCAGTGCCGAGCCCATGCGCCACCGAAACACCACTCGAAGCGCGCAAAGCAGCGTCGAACAGACGCTGAGCCACCTGCGTACGCTGGACGCGCCCGCGCCGAAGGCGCAGCCGTCCGGCCCGCTGACGCTGGAGGACCTGTACCGCCAGCACCGGATGCGGCTGGTGCGGCTCGCCATCCTGCTGGTGGACGAGCCCGCGACAGCCGAGGACGTGGTGCAGGAGGCCTTCACCGGGCTGCACCGCAACTGGGGCAAGCTCAGGGACGCAGCCGCCGCGGTCGGCTACCTGCGCACGGCGGTGGTCAACGGGTCACGCAGCGTGCTTCGCCGCCGCAAGACCGCTCGCGAGTACGTCCCCCCACATGCGGTCAACGCCCGTTCGGCGGAAAGCCTCGCCATGCTGTCCACCGAGCATCAAGCTGTGGTGAACGCGCTGTCCAAGCTGCCGCCGAGGCAGCGGGAAGTGCTTGTACTACGCTACTACGGTGGGTTGTCGGAGGCGGAGATCTCCGAGGCCGCGGGGATATCCAAGGGCACCGTGAAGTCCACGGCCAGCCGCGCGCTGGAGGCGTTGCAGCGAGCCATGCACGACGGCCGCGGCTGAGCAGTCGGAATCTCGGCACCTCCTCGACTGCCCACATTCTGGTCTGGACCAATAGGATGTGGTCGTGAACGGTGCCGACGAGTTCGTGCTGACGAGCGGGCGCGTGGCCTGCCCCGACGGGGTACGCGACGCCGCATGGCTGTCGGTGTCCGGAGCCAGGATCACCGGCATCGGCACCTCGGCTCCGCCCGAAGGCGACCACGTGGACCTCGGCGGCTCACTCGTCGTTCCCGGCTTCATCGACATGCACTGCCATGGCGGCGGGGGCGGGTCCTTCTCCAGCGGCGACCCCGAGGAAGTGGCCACCGCGATCGCCGCTCACCGCCG encodes:
- a CDS encoding RNA polymerase sigma factor; the encoded protein is MHGSAEPMRHRNTTRSAQSSVEQTLSHLRTLDAPAPKAQPSGPLTLEDLYRQHRMRLVRLAILLVDEPATAEDVVQEAFTGLHRNWGKLRDAAAAVGYLRTAVVNGSRSVLRRRKTAREYVPPHAVNARSAESLAMLSTEHQAVVNALSKLPPRQREVLVLRYYGGLSEAEISEAAGISKGTVKSTASRALEALQRAMHDGRG